One Cucurbita pepo subsp. pepo cultivar mu-cu-16 chromosome LG20, ASM280686v2, whole genome shotgun sequence genomic window carries:
- the LOC111783049 gene encoding probable serine/threonine-protein kinase PBL10 (The sequence of the model RefSeq protein was modified relative to this genomic sequence to represent the inferred CDS: added 52 bases not found in genome assembly) — MGVCLSARIKAVSTCSTGGNSNGVSREANDLSSSSSNSKFSSISIPRSEDEILQSSNLKSFSFSELKLATRNFRPDSLLGEGGFGSVFKGWIDEHSFSAAKPGSGMVVAVKRLNVDGHQGHKEWLAEVNFLGQLRHPHLVKLIGYCFEDEHRLLVYEFLPRGSLENHLFKRGLYFQPLSWSLRLKIALGAAKGLAFLHNDENKVIYRDFKTSNILLDTNYNAKLSDFGLAKDGPTGDKSHVSTRVMGTYGYAAPEYLATGHLSAKSDLYSFGVVLLEMLSGRRAIDKNRPPGEQNLVEWAKPLLANKRKTYRLLDTRIERNYSMESAFRVAILASRCLSAEPKFRPSMDEIVTTLNDLQDSKGTGATGSRRSRSCKQNTEKGNAHKEVTAYPRPSASPLFT, encoded by the exons GAGGAAACTCAAACGGTGTTAGCAGGGAAGCAAATGATCTCTCTAGTTCAAGCAGCAACAGCAAGTTCTCATCAATATCAATTCCTCGGAGTGAGGATGAAATTTTGCAGTCCTCAAATCTAAAGAGCTTTAGTTTTTCGGAACTTAAACTCGCCACGAGGAATTTCCGCCCTGATAGCTTGTTAGGGGAAGGCGGGTTCGGCTCGGTTTTTAAAGGCTGGATCGATGAACATTCGTTTTCAGCTGCCAAGCCAGGATCTGGCATGGTTGTGGCAGTGAAAAGGTTGAATGTAGATGGCCACCAAGGCCACAAGGAGTGGCTA GCTGAAGTCAATTTTCTGGGACAACTCCGCCATCCGCATTTAGTGAAGCTGATCGGCTATTGTTTCGAAGATGAACATCGGTTGCTCGTGTATGAGTTTCTTCCCCGAGGCAGTTTGGAGAATCATTTGTTTAAAC GAGGGCTGTATTTTCAACCGCTTTCTTGGAGCCTTCGTTTGAAAATCGCGCTCGGTGCTGCGAAGGGACTGGCTTTCCTTCACAATGATGAAAACAAAGTGATCTACCGTGATTTCAAGACATCGAACATACTCCTCGACACG AACTATAATGCGAAGCTCTCTGATTTCGGGCTGGCCAAGGATGGTCCTACGGGCGACAAAAGCCATGTCTCGACTCGAGTTATGGGGACGTATGGATATGCAGCCCCCGAGTATCTAGCCACAG GTCATCTTAGTGCAAAGAGTGATCTGTATAGTTTTGGCGTTGTTTTATTGGAGATGTTATCTGGTCGAAGAGCTATCGACAAAAACCGACCACCGGGAGAACAGAATTTGGTCGAGTGGGCGAAACCATTACTTGCTAATAAACGCAAGACCTATCGGTTGCTTGACACTCGCATCGAACGGAATTACTCCATGGAATCAGCTTTTCGAGTAGCAATTCTTGCATCACGTTGCCTATCTGCCGAACCGAAGTTCAGGCCGAGTATGGACGAAATTGTTACGACGTTGAACGATCTCCAGGATTCCAAAGGAACTGGAGCTACTGGGAGTAGAAGGTCCAGGAGCTGCAAGCAAAACACAGAGAAGGGCAATGCACACAAGGAAGTCACTGCTTATCCTAGACCATCAGCATCACCTCTCTTTACGTAA